One part of the Lycium ferocissimum isolate CSIRO_LF1 unplaced genomic scaffold, AGI_CSIRO_Lferr_CH_V1 ctg6506, whole genome shotgun sequence genome encodes these proteins:
- the LOC132045326 gene encoding uncharacterized protein LOC132045326, translating to MKILNFVWRIAERIVHYTLASKGSNSASRKMPRRRPLYTCVASIFAIIDIACRKVEDFNGPIGSIINKIAIGMSYIMPILYTMQFQWLSVLSFVDNCILTSEIVIEKLFPPSSRLFDKIDEIAYVAENLPGKFDDIVEKLPMIIHQVPFLDWALVHLIAWLNFWISCLTRWGSNNAREKDITIDVDHNDQYLEQEQVMANEKSECGQVDEKKIVGSEIQAVEEAISPASSSTCDPFEDAVSSPIFDSHEDVIKSIGIRMTNNKGDVGKCSYKEMLEKGSEEKKEENVSIV from the exons ATGAAAATTCTCAATTTTGTTTGGAGGATTGCTGAAAGAATTGTCCATTATACACTTGCGTCCAAG gGATCAAATTCAGCAAGCAGAAAAATGCCAAGACGCCGTCCATTATACACTTGTGTAGCTTCCATATTTGCTATAATCGACATTGCCTGCAGAAAAGTAGAGGATTTTAATGGACCTATTGGatcaataataaataaaatcgcGATAGGTATGAGTTATATAATGCCAATTTTATACACCATGCAGTTTCAATGGCTATCCGTCCTCTCGTTCGTAGACAATTGCATACTTACGTCAGAAATTGTGATAGAAAAGTTGTTTCCACCGTCATCCAGATTGTTTGATAAGATTGATGAGATAGCTTATGTAGCAGAAAACCTACCCGGAAAATTTGACGATATCGTGGAAAAATTGCCTATGATTATTCATCAGGTGCCATTTCTTGATTGGGCATTGGTTCATCTTATAGCCTGGTTGAATTTCTGGATTTCGTGTTTGACTCGTTGGGGATCCAATAATGCTCGGGAGAAAGATATAACCATCGATGTTGatcacaatgatcaatatctcGAACAAGAACAAGTCATGGCAAATGAAAAATCGGAATGTGGCCAGGTGGATGAGAAAAAGATTGTTGGATCAGAAATTCAAGCAGTTGAAGAAGCAATAAGTCCGGCAAGTTCATCAACTTGTGATCCATTTGAGGACGCGGTTTCATCTCCAATATTTGATTCTCATGAAGATGTAATCAAATCAATTGGAATTCGAATGACTAATAATAAAGGCGATGTTGGCAAGTGTAGCTACAAGGAGATGCTAGAGAAAGGAtctgaagaaaagaaagaggagaatgTGAGCATAGTTTAG